DNA from Geobacillus vulcani PSS1:
GCGCGCTCGGCGGAGCGTACGTTGTATTGACGAATGTCGTGGCTAATGCCTACGGGCTGACCGGCATCCCGATGATCGCCATCGTCGCGCCGCAAGGGCTCACGAACGTCATGCACTATTTAATCGGCTTTGCCATTGCGGTTGTTTCGGCGTTTGTGGCGACACTGCTTCTGAAATTCCGCGAAGAAGAAGAGTGAGGGGCGCGCGATGAAATCCGAACGCGAACAGAAACTTATTGAACAAGCATACGCTGAAATTGAAAAATATGAGACTGTTGTCAATCGTGACCGGTATCGGCTTCGCTACCATCTCATGCCTCCGGTCGGGCTGATGAACGACCCGAACGGGCTGATCGACTGGAACGGAACATATCACGTCTTCTACCAATGGATGCCGTTTCGCACCGGCCATGGGGCCAAGTTCTGGGGGCATTATACATCCCCAGACTTGGTTCATTGGCAAGCAGCACCGATCGCTCTAGCGCCAAGCGAATGGTATGACAAAGATGGCTGTTATTCTGGCAGTGCGATTAGTTGCGATGGAAAGCTCGTGTTGTTTTACACCGGCAATGTGAAAGATGAACAAGGAAACCGCCAGACATACCAATGCATGGCTGTATCCGAAGATGGGTTTCATTTTACAAAAAAGGGGGTCGTCATCACGCTCCCGGACGGCTACACTGCCCATTTCCGCGACCCGAAAGTATGGCGAAAAGACGACCAATGGTATATGATTGTCGGGGCGCAAAGCGAAAGCGGCGATGGAAAGGCAGTGCTGTTTCGTTCCACTGATCTTTGTCATTGGGAGCATCTTGGCCCGATTGCTGGCGGAAATTCGAACGGGCTCGGCCCGTTTGGCTACATGTGGGAATGCCCAGACTTGTTTTCATTAGATGGCCAAGACGTGCTCATCGTCTGCCCACAAGGATTAAAACCAGATGGGATGCGCTATCAAAACGTTTACCAGTCAGGCTATTTTGTCGGCCGCCTCGATTACGAACAAACCGAATTTCTCCATGGGCCGTTTGAGGAGCTTGACCGCGGCTTTGAATTTTACGCCCCGCAAACGATGCTCGACCGCCATGGACGGCGCATTCTCATCGGCTGGATGGGTGTACCCGACCAAGATGAAGACCGACAGCCAACCGTGCGCCACCGCTGGGTGCATGCCCTTACCTTGCCGCGTGAACTCCGCCTCGTCGACGGCAAGCTGAGACAGACGCCGGTCAGGGAACTGAAACAGTTGCGCAAACAAAAAGTCGCTTATCGAAACGTCGCTGTTGTAAATGAACTGCGGTCATGGCCAGGGATCGAGGGAGACGCGATCGAGCTTCGCCTTGACAATATCGAACTGTTCGGGAGCATGCTGGAAATCCATCTGCGCCATGCCGCCCGTCTCGTTTACAATGGTGATGAAGGCGTGTTGACACTTGAACGAAAAAGCTTCGTGAACGGGCTGACGGAAAAGCGGCAATGCCGCCTGCCGCGCCTTCGTTCGCTACACCTTTTCCTTGATACGTCATCGCTCGAACTGTTCGTCAATGACGGCGAAGAAATGTTCACCGCCCGGTTTTTCCCGCATCCGGATGACCGAACGATTTTATTTGGAGCTCATGGACATCTTCATATGGACATTGAGAAATGGGAATTGTAAGGTTGTTTTGTATGAAAGGCTGCCAGGGAAGTACTTTTTTGGCGGCCTTTTTTTCGTCAAAGCAGTAGTGTGTTTTGTATTTACTCCCAGCCTCCTCTTTTGTGTTCCATCTCCTTTACAACTAAAGCGACGGTTTCACTCACATTTCGCACCCCCTTGACGAAAAACGAAAGGATTTTTGATTTTCATATTAAATGAATCCTTGACACACAAGGAAAGCAAAGGAGTTCCTGCCTCATAAGCGTTTCGATCCATGCAATTGATGAACGTTCCTATTTGACTATCATAGTGTTATGTCATCCAGAACAACGAGCGATGGTAAAAAAGATTGCCATCGCTCGTTTTGTTGGCAAAAAATATTTAAAAAACGAAATAAAGCATCCTATGTTTTGACCCTGTTAAGGTGCGAAATGGGAGATGAAAACAAAAAAGCCTTTCAATTTTCAGCAACAGGATGCGAAATGCGAGTTAATATCATTTTTTTCGCTGGCTAAGCCATAGCGGAAAACGGACGATGAAGCTAAGGAACAGCACCATCAGCACGAGAAGGGCGGATGTTTTCTCGGCAATTTGTTGTGCGTCTGCCACCAGCGCTTCGGATTGAATGTACCACAAGTGAACGGGAAGAGTCGCCCCTTCAGAGAGCAGATGGAAATCCCACATCTCCCCAGATGACGATGTTCCGCCGACTAGCAAAATGATTGCTGATTCGCCGAATGCCCGGCATGCGACAAGGCTGATGCCGGTCAGGATGCCTTTCTTGGCGGCGGGGAGTACGGTTTTGATGATCGTCTGTGCTTTCGTCGCGCCCAAAGCAAAGGAGGCTTCCCTCCATGTTGAAGGAACAGCCGTGATGGCTTCTTCCGAGACACGGGCCAAAACAGGAAGATTGAGCAATGCCAATGTAATGGATGCTCCTAAAATAGTGACGCCGATTTGAAAATATTCCACGAACAATGCATAGCCGAATAAACCGAACACGATCGATGGGACGGATGCCAAGCTTTCAATGGCGCCCCGAACCCATTCCATGATTCGGTTGTTTGGAGCATATTCAGCTAGAAAAATACCTGCCCCGATCCCTATGGGCAATGATAAGAGCAAAGATAGCACGAGAATATAAATGGAGTTCCATAAAAACGGTCCGACTCCTCCTCCAGCGTCAATTTCTTCAGGCGGCCCAATGAGGAAATATATGTTAATATTTGGAAGTCCTTTTCTCACAATCGTATAAAGAAGGGCTAAAATGACAAAAAAGACGGCTAAAGAAATGATGATGATCACACCGAGTATGAGTCGATTCGTGAGACGCCGGATGTGGAGCCGGCTCGTTTTTTCATGAAGTAGGGTGGCTTGGTCGTTCATGATGATCCTCCTTTCAGGCGCAACCGGCGAATGATCATAATAAGCGAAATCGAGATCATAAGCAGCAAAAGCGCCATCATATAAAGGGCATGGTTTGTCGTCGATTGAAAATCGACATTTAAAATTTGCATTACGATATGGCTAGTCAACACGCTTGACGGAGTGACCAAATCAAATCCCCATTGCGCTACGTTGCCGATGACCATCACTACAGCCATCGTTTCGCCGATAGCGCGTGCCATTCCGAGGATGACAGCGGCGACGATGCCTGATTTCGCAGCAGGGAGCACCACTCGAACGATCATTTGGAATGTTGTTCCCCCAAGCGCATAGTTTGCTTCCCGCCATTCGTTTGGAACGGCGCAGAGGGCGTCATCAGTAATACGGGTGATGGTCGGCAAAATCATGATGGATAAAACGAGAGCAGCGGCGAGAAATCCGTCGCCGACCGGGGCTCCCGTGTGCTCGCGGATCCATGGAATGAGCAAGGTGGCTCCCAAATAGCCATAGACGATCGAAGGGATGCCGACCAATAAATCAAGCAGCGTGCGAAGCCATTGCCGCAGCCATGGGGGGGCGATTTCCGCGATAAACACGGCCACACAAATCGAAATCGGCGTTGTGATCAACAGAGTCAACAAGGTTAAATACAATGTACCGGCGATAAAAACGGCGGCTCCATATTTGCCGTGTTCCGGGTCCCAATGGGAGGAGAAGAAAAATTCCGAAAGTGATACGTCCCGAAACACGAGAAAACCGGTTTCGCTCACGAATAGGACGATGGCGCCCAATACGGCGCCAAGGAATATGACGCTTCCAAGGCATAGAAAACGGAAAAAGCGGTCGGCAGCATATTTGACGGTCCATCGGCTTTGACGATGGGCCGTTAACAAGTTCATTGCGTCAGTCCAATCCGGCGATCGTTTCTCCATTATGTGCCTCCTCCTTCCCTCTGTTGGCGGAAAATCAGCCTCTCCTTCCCGGTGGAGAGGCTGATTGGTGTTCTGTTACTTCACAGGGATAAACTTCAGTTTTTTCAAAGAGCCGTGTTGAAACTTTTTGCTTAGGATATAATTGATAAATGCTTTGTCGGCCCCTTTCGCTTCGCCTTTTGTCAATAAGTAGCCATAGCCGTAGAATACGTATTTCCCACTGGCGGCGTTGGCCGTTGTTGCTTTTACACCGTTGATGCTCACCGCTTTAATTCCGCCTTTGACATAGGCCAAGTCGACAAATCCGATGGCGTTTGGATTGGAAGAAACAGCATTGACCATATCCCCTGATTTTTGTACTTCTTTGTAGTTGTCTCCGGATGTTTTGATGGCATGTCCATCCATGATTTTGTCTTCAAAGTTGACGCGCGTTCCAGAGCCTTTTGCGCGGTTGATGACCACGATTTCTTCGTCTTTCCCGCCGACTTGTTTCCAGTTGGTGATTTTGCCTTCATAAATGTCTTGAATTTGCTGGACTGATAGATTGTTCACGGAATTGTTTTTGTTAACGATGACAGCGAACGGAATTTTTGCGATTTTGTATGCTTTTAATCCTTTGTAAGCACGAAATCCACCGACTGCGCGGGTCGCATCCCAATCGCAGGCGCCGATGGTCGCGACGCCTTTGGCGACGGATTGTGGACCGGCGATGGACGAGGAGCCGGAGACGACAATTTTCACTTTCGGATGATGCTTTTTAAATTCCTTTGCTGCCTGTTGGGTTAACGGCAATAAAGCGGTGGAGCCGGCGATCACAATTTTTCCGGATACTTCGGCCGCGTCAGCACGGTATTGAGTCGTGAAGGCAGCGCCAATCAGCAAAGCTGACGAAAGAACAGCGGCAGCCATCCGTTTCCATAGCGTAGTTCGTTTCATAGCAAATCCCTCCATGGATTCATTTTAGGGACCTAGGCGGCCCTTGCTTTTTCATGATCATTTTGTCATATCGATCCAGCGTCCGTTGCGGAGAATCGATATTTTTTCCCCGTTCTCGGTCGCGATCGTCACGGCGATTTGATTGTCATATGGTGACGGCGCGATCGAGGTGATTTCGTTTTTTGTACTTCCCATCGTTGTCCATGAGCTTGTGGACGGGTCGAAGATACGGATGGTGTAGATGCCGTTCGTTTCAATAGCGACATAGATCCGGCTTTTGACAACGACCGCGTCAATGATGTTCTGGTCGGCAAGCAGCGTTTGCTCATTTCCGTTTCTAGTCCGTTTTAATGACGGTCGAGCGGTTTCACTGTCGATTGCACTTACATATACGATTTCACTGTTAGAAAGAAATGCACTGTTGACTTTATTGTCCGGCGACGAGGTTAATGGCGTCGGCTGTTTGTTCGCGGAGGAGAGATCCACGAGAAACAGCTGCGGATCTGTCCCGCTTGTATCAATGGAATCAACATCCGTTTTTTGATCGTCGGTGTAGTTTGTTTTTCCTTCATTGGCAACGGTGTACAACAGCTTCGTTCCATCCGGGGATAGACGAAGGTCCGTTTTATATTTCACTTTGTCATCAATCAATTTGTTGATGCTGCCTGTTTCCAAGGACACAACAGCGATTGCTTCATTGTTGCTTCCGTAAATGCAATAGAGTGAGCGGCCGTCGTTGGACCAAACGAAATCAGTTTTCACTTCGTCATCGTCGCCGATTTGTTTGACGACGTTGGAGAGCAAATCGATGATAAACAAATGGCCGTTTTCATCGACATAGGCCGCTTGCTTGCCGCTAGGCGACAGCGTGAGATCCATTTGGTTAATGGATCGAATAGCGGTTCTCGAACGAATATCCAAAAGCAGCGAAGTGGAATCGTCTGGTCGACTGATAAGCAATGTGTTTTGATTCACCCATTGCGGATGAGTGCTCATTCCTTTGATTAGTCCGGCGGTGGCGATGAACCGTCCGTCGATGTCTCCTCCTAATGCGCGGACGATTGAGCGGAGATCGGCGTACGGCACCCCTTTTTGGATGAACGGTGCAATAGGCATGTTCATCTTTTTGCCGTTGGCATTCAAGGTATAACTAAATGGATGGAAGAGAACCGTCCGTTTGCCCTTTGTTACTTTCACCATACTCGTTTTTTTGTCAACGTGAACAGCGGCGTCGAAAGCGGCGGCAATATCGTACACTGAATAAAAAGATGCGTGGTGAAAGGTGACGCCATGGATAACGGACGGAGAGCCGTCAAACTCCCACGTTTCACTGAATGAACGGAAGCTGCCAGACGTCGAGACGACGGCGATCCCGTTCTCCGTTTGCCATTGGCCGCCTAAAAGTTTAGCGATCGGCTTTGCATCAATGTACAACTCTTTTCCTGAACGTTGGGGTGCGATGGATAACGAGAAATGTTTTCCATTGACAAACGCTTTGTTTTGCCCGGCTTGTAAAACGATGCGTATCGCCGGGGATGTCCGACGGATTTCGTATCTTTGATGCGCCTTGTCATACGTACACTTCGCAGAAAACAGCTTGGCCAGATCGCTCGCCGCAAACAAGGCAACTCCCGAATGGTGAAGCGAACGAATTGTCGTCAATGTCCCATTGACATTCACGGGGTAACGGGATATGACGGGTTTGACTGATGTTGCGGCATAAACCTGTCCATCGAGGCTTGTCCACGGCAGGGGCGATCCTGCAAGCAGAGCAGACGCCATGACTGCTCCAGCAATGATTTTCTTCATTATGAACCTCCATTCTTTTCCGCTTTCTAATTAAAAAAAACGAGTAAAAAGAACGAGTGTAAACAATAGTTCGTGATCCCCCTTTCTACATAAGAATTGTTCTTGTCAGCATAACCCATTATATTTGAGAAATTTGAACATACTGTTTTTTCTTATTTAAAATTTATTAATATTATGTATAATTTTCATGAATTTTTTACCATCCTAACCCGAGCACACTTCCACCTCTAAGCGTGAGCGTAGGTGGAAGAAGGTTCAAGGGATGAATGGAAGAAGATAGGCCTCTGTTCGAGCGCCATATGACAGTCATGATGATCATGGTGCGATTGGGCAAACTATTTGAGCCGCTTGAAGTTCTCCTGTTCATTGTATAGTAGAAAAGGACTATTGGCGAAACCCCTTGGTGAAGAAATCAGAAGAGCATACAGGTTCACAGGCAATCGATCTTTTTATATAATGAACATATGTCTTGACATTAATAATGACAGGAGGATGCACATGAACCAAACTGCGATTTCCCAGCGCAAGCTGTTAGGCATTGCTGGTCTCGGCTGGCTGTTTGACGCGATGGATGTCGGCATGTTGTCGTTTTTGATGGCCGCCTTGCAAAAAGATTGGAATTTGACGGCCAGCCAAGTCGGCTGGATCGGCAGCGTCAACTCGATCGGCATGGCCGTTGGGGCGCTTGCGTTTGGGCTGCTTGCCGACCGAATCGGCCGGAAAAACGTTTTTATTTTCACATTGTTGCTGTTTTCCCTTGGCAGCGGGCTGTCGGCGCTGACGACGACGTTGGCGGCGTTTTTGGCGCTTCGCTTTTTGATCGGAATGGGGCTTGGCGGCGAGCTGCCGGTCGCGTCAACGCTCGTCTCGGAAGCGGTGCCAGCTAAGGATCGCGGCCGTGCTGTCGTGCTGCTTGAAAGCTTTTGGGCCGGCGGCTGGCTGTTGGCGGCGCTCATTTCCTATTTTGTCATTCCGGCTTATGGCTGGCGGACGGCGTTATGGCTGTCGGCTTTGCCGGCGCTGTACGCCATTTACTTACGCCTCCGGTTGCCTGACTCGCCGCGGTTTATGGCAGCGAAAAAAGAGGGAACGGTATGGGGCAATATCGCCAACGTATGGTCGGCGCCGTACCGGAAGGAAACGACGATGCTTTGGATTCTTTGGTTTTGTGTCGTCTTTTCGTATTACGGCATGTTTTTATGGCTGCCGAGCGTCATGGTCATGAAAGGGTTCAGCTTAATTAAAAGCTTTGAATACGTGCTCGTGATGACGCTCGCCCAGTTGCCCGGCTATTTCAGCGCCGCATGGCTGATCGAGCGGGCCGGGCGGAAATTTGTCTTGATCACGTACTTGCTTGGCACAGCGGCAAGCGCCTACTTTTTCGGCACGGCCGAGTCGCTTGCGGGGTTGATGGCGGCGGGCATTTTCTTGTCATTTTTCAACCTCGGTGCTTGGGGGGCGCTGTACGCCTACACGCCGGAGCAATATCCGACGTCGATCCGCGCGACCGGAGCCGGCATGGCGGCGGCGTTTGGCCGTATCGGCGGCATTTTCGGCCCGCTGTTTGTTGGCTCGCTTGTCGCTAAAGGGGTGTCCGTGACGGCGATTTTCACCCTGTTCTGCCTGTCTGTCCTTGTCGCCGTCCTCTCGGTCACTGTTCTTGGCAAAGAGACGAAGCAACAGGAACTCGCCTAAGTTGACAAACGGAAAAAGGGGCTATACCTTAAGGGTAAGCCCCTTTTGGTTTGGGAAAAATGAGAGAGGCGGTGGAATCCCCCGTTGTGTCCGTCTGTATCCGTTGTCATCCCAACGTACAATCGTCCATATCCGCTTGCCGAGCTGCTTGAAGCGTTAAGTCGGCAGACGTACAAGCCGTTTGAGGTCATCGTTGTGAACGACGGCGGCGAGCCGATCGATGATGTCGTCGCCTTGT
Protein-coding regions in this window:
- a CDS encoding glycoside hydrolase family 32 protein, which encodes MKSEREQKLIEQAYAEIEKYETVVNRDRYRLRYHLMPPVGLMNDPNGLIDWNGTYHVFYQWMPFRTGHGAKFWGHYTSPDLVHWQAAPIALAPSEWYDKDGCYSGSAISCDGKLVLFYTGNVKDEQGNRQTYQCMAVSEDGFHFTKKGVVITLPDGYTAHFRDPKVWRKDDQWYMIVGAQSESGDGKAVLFRSTDLCHWEHLGPIAGGNSNGLGPFGYMWECPDLFSLDGQDVLIVCPQGLKPDGMRYQNVYQSGYFVGRLDYEQTEFLHGPFEELDRGFEFYAPQTMLDRHGRRILIGWMGVPDQDEDRQPTVRHRWVHALTLPRELRLVDGKLRQTPVRELKQLRKQKVAYRNVAVVNELRSWPGIEGDAIELRLDNIELFGSMLEIHLRHAARLVYNGDEGVLTLERKSFVNGLTEKRQCRLPRLRSLHLFLDTSSLELFVNDGEEMFTARFFPHPDDRTILFGAHGHLHMDIEKWEL
- the pstA gene encoding phosphate ABC transporter permease PstA, encoding MNDQATLLHEKTSRLHIRRLTNRLILGVIIIISLAVFFVILALLYTIVRKGLPNINIYFLIGPPEEIDAGGGVGPFLWNSIYILVLSLLLSLPIGIGAGIFLAEYAPNNRIMEWVRGAIESLASVPSIVFGLFGYALFVEYFQIGVTILGASITLALLNLPVLARVSEEAITAVPSTWREASFALGATKAQTIIKTVLPAAKKGILTGISLVACRAFGESAIILLVGGTSSSGEMWDFHLLSEGATLPVHLWYIQSEALVADAQQIAEKTSALLVLMVLFLSFIVRFPLWLSQRKK
- the pstC gene encoding phosphate ABC transporter permease subunit PstC, which encodes MEKRSPDWTDAMNLLTAHRQSRWTVKYAADRFFRFLCLGSVIFLGAVLGAIVLFVSETGFLVFRDVSLSEFFFSSHWDPEHGKYGAAVFIAGTLYLTLLTLLITTPISICVAVFIAEIAPPWLRQWLRTLLDLLVGIPSIVYGYLGATLLIPWIREHTGAPVGDGFLAAALVLSIMILPTITRITDDALCAVPNEWREANYALGGTTFQMIVRVVLPAAKSGIVAAVILGMARAIGETMAVVMVIGNVAQWGFDLVTPSSVLTSHIVMQILNVDFQSTTNHALYMMALLLLMISISLIMIIRRLRLKGGSS
- a CDS encoding phosphate ABC transporter substrate-binding protein — protein: MKRTTLWKRMAAAVLSSALLIGAAFTTQYRADAAEVSGKIVIAGSTALLPLTQQAAKEFKKHHPKVKIVVSGSSSIAGPQSVAKGVATIGACDWDATRAVGGFRAYKGLKAYKIAKIPFAVIVNKNNSVNNLSVQQIQDIYEGKITNWKQVGGKDEEIVVINRAKGSGTRVNFEDKIMDGHAIKTSGDNYKEVQKSGDMVNAVSSNPNAIGFVDLAYVKGGIKAVSINGVKATTANAASGKYVFYGYGYLLTKGEAKGADKAFINYILSKKFQHGSLKKLKFIPVK
- a CDS encoding stalk domain-containing protein, which produces MKKIIAGAVMASALLAGSPLPWTSLDGQVYAATSVKPVISRYPVNVNGTLTTIRSLHHSGVALFAASDLAKLFSAKCTYDKAHQRYEIRRTSPAIRIVLQAGQNKAFVNGKHFSLSIAPQRSGKELYIDAKPIAKLLGGQWQTENGIAVVSTSGSFRSFSETWEFDGSPSVIHGVTFHHASFYSVYDIAAAFDAAVHVDKKTSMVKVTKGKRTVLFHPFSYTLNANGKKMNMPIAPFIQKGVPYADLRSIVRALGGDIDGRFIATAGLIKGMSTHPQWVNQNTLLISRPDDSTSLLLDIRSRTAIRSINQMDLTLSPSGKQAAYVDENGHLFIIDLLSNVVKQIGDDDEVKTDFVWSNDGRSLYCIYGSNNEAIAVVSLETGSINKLIDDKVKYKTDLRLSPDGTKLLYTVANEGKTNYTDDQKTDVDSIDTSGTDPQLFLVDLSSANKQPTPLTSSPDNKVNSAFLSNSEIVYVSAIDSETARPSLKRTRNGNEQTLLADQNIIDAVVVKSRIYVAIETNGIYTIRIFDPSTSSWTTMGSTKNEITSIAPSPYDNQIAVTIATENGEKISILRNGRWIDMTK
- a CDS encoding MFS transporter; protein product: MNQTAISQRKLLGIAGLGWLFDAMDVGMLSFLMAALQKDWNLTASQVGWIGSVNSIGMAVGALAFGLLADRIGRKNVFIFTLLLFSLGSGLSALTTTLAAFLALRFLIGMGLGGELPVASTLVSEAVPAKDRGRAVVLLESFWAGGWLLAALISYFVIPAYGWRTALWLSALPALYAIYLRLRLPDSPRFMAAKKEGTVWGNIANVWSAPYRKETTMLWILWFCVVFSYYGMFLWLPSVMVMKGFSLIKSFEYVLVMTLAQLPGYFSAAWLIERAGRKFVLITYLLGTAASAYFFGTAESLAGLMAAGIFLSFFNLGAWGALYAYTPEQYPTSIRATGAGMAAAFGRIGGIFGPLFVGSLVAKGVSVTAIFTLFCLSVLVAVLSVTVLGKETKQQELA